The Phycisphaerae bacterium sequence CGGGCCGTTGATGAGTCTATGAAGGTGAAGCTACACTTCATCTGGCCGCTTGGAAATCGCAAATGACTGGCCGTTTGGGATGAGGCAAACGGAAGGCTCTTGAGCCGACGCATGATTCCGTGGCATAATGATATGTGAGGGCGGGGACGATCCCTTGGACATGGGGCACATCGAGCGAGGACGTCAAAATGCCGCGAAGAAAGCGAACACGAGGTGGCATGCGGCGGGCCAAGGCACCCGTTGCCGCATTCACACTGATTGAAGTACTGGTGGTGGTGGCGATCATCGCGCTGCTGATCGCCATCCTGATGCCCTCGATCCGGGCAGCTCAGGACGCCGCCCGCGCCAGTGTTTGCGGCAACAATCTGAAACAGTGCTTAACGGCCCTCCAGATTAACCTTGCGGAGATAACCGCGCGCAGGGAGACCGAACGCATCAGCACGAACTACGGGTGGGCTGCGATTGTCTACCGGTATTCCAATCGTCAAGCCGGCATTGTCACCTGTCCCAGCGATCCCGAGCCGTGGCCCATCCCCGCGTTGTACGTGAGAATACTGGGGGAGCGGAGCGAGCTGCTGTCCGGTGATGCTCTGTACAATCGCCCGAAGTTCATCGCTGAGACCCGCTATGAACTTGACATACAGGATGTGGTCGCGGGGCGCGGTTTTGGAAACGATGCATGGAACACCAATGACATAGACCTTCTGCTGGAGTATGAAGCTCCCAAGAAGGGCGACAACGCTCCGGTCAAGGTGAAGAACAAGGAGTCGGCTCTTGGCTTTGACGTTCTGGATTACAGAAAAAGGACAGTCTGGGCCAATGTCTCTGGTCCCATTTCGACACCGGTGGGAATGCCCTTGTTGTGGATGAGCTACGGGGCCAACGCTGCCGCGGGTTTGAAAGGAGTGAGAGGGAACCCGATACTGTTGGTCGAACTGCCTAAGCCGGGCGTGTTTCCGGAAAAGTACGGTAGTTTCCCTGCGGACGACATGAAGAAGAGCCTTCGTTTTCGTCACGGCGAGAAGGCTCCGCCGTCAGCCGGCCTAGGTGGCTGGAACTACAAAACGGACGTCGTGAACGGCAAAGCCGGCGGCGAAGGGTATGTGCCCCGCATTCGGATGAACGTCGGGTTCTATGACGGGCATGTTGAGCGAATGCACCATTTGCAGATGATCAAGAGCCCGCCGGGCAATCTTTGGTTGGGCAACCGCGCTCCGGGGTACGTGCCTGAGTTCTGGTGATTTCCTTTATGTCCTCCCGTCATAGCGGTCACCAAACGGTCGAGCAGACAAGGGAGCAGGCTGGACTGGCGCAGAGATAGGGCCTCTAAGTTTTTTTGCGACAATGGGATAGCGACCGAACGTCGTTAGCCAGGGGGACAAGACCTCATGGCGGGTTCCGGCAAAGGCCTGTTGGAAGGACCCTGCTTTTCATCTCTTGACACGTTTCGGAAAGGCGGTTATATAAGTGTTGGCTGGTGGAAAGGCCACGCGGTCCGACACTGGCCGAGTCCAAAGGAATTAGAGGGACAGCGAGAGAGAGACCTCACGCTGTCCTTTTTTCGTTTCCGGATTTCAGCCTGAGAAGCTGGTGGAAAGGAGATGAATCGAGAGAGCTTGGGTTCGGACAATTGAATAATGGCCTATAAATGTTTCCCGCGATTCGCCCTTTTCAGCCCCACACAAGGAATGGGAAAAGCATCTTGGTTGGGAAAAGCGCGGAGCTGGGGAAAGCGCCGGAGGGCAAGAGCGCGGAAGGGAAAAGCAAGAGGGGAGTCCCAAGGAGCAAGACGGGAATCCCTCCTCTCGGATTCGGAGCTGGGGAAAGCCTCCTCTCCCGAAAGAGCTAGGACACGCCCCTCTCCCGTGGAGGAATCGGGAGAAGCGTTTTCTCCCTGGGGGCTAGGGAGCCGCCTTCGGACGCGGAGGTGGATACGCCTCTCAACGCGGATGAATGCGGGGAACAGCAATGCCGGCTCTGTTCAATCACAGGGCAGAGCCGGCACTTTTTGCGCTCATCCTGGTTTTGGGCTGTTCACCTGTTCTGAAGGTCTCTCCCCGTGACGATTCTTTGACCTTGCAGCCCGGTTTAGTTAGGCTAACAGACTTGGTCCGGCTTGGGTCCCATGGCGATTGGGATCTTGGCCGCATAAAGCTATTTTGAAAGGTATCTCATGAGATGCAGCAGCGTACTAGCGATTGCAGCGATTGTCTGCGTAGTGGCGATGGTTACATTCGGCCAGATCGCTCCACCAGGTTCCCAGCCGGCATCGAAGGCTGCCACTGCGCCTGCGGATGAGGTGGCGGTGGTGGTGAACGACCGGCCCATCATGGAAAGCGAGATCGACCGGGTCATCGCCCAGGGACGAAAGATCACCCCTGAGGAGCTCGCTCAGAAACGACAGCAGATCAAGCCGCAGCAGATGAAG is a genomic window containing:
- a CDS encoding prepilin-type N-terminal cleavage/methylation domain-containing protein, which translates into the protein MRRAKAPVAAFTLIEVLVVVAIIALLIAILMPSIRAAQDAARASVCGNNLKQCLTALQINLAEITARRETERISTNYGWAAIVYRYSNRQAGIVTCPSDPEPWPIPALYVRILGERSELLSGDALYNRPKFIAETRYELDIQDVVAGRGFGNDAWNTNDIDLLLEYEAPKKGDNAPVKVKNKESALGFDVLDYRKRTVWANVSGPISTPVGMPLLWMSYGANAAAGLKGVRGNPILLVELPKPGVFPEKYGSFPADDMKKSLRFRHGEKAPPSAGLGGWNYKTDVVNGKAGGEGYVPRIRMNVGFYDGHVERMHHLQMIKSPPGNLWLGNRAPGYVPEFW